A genomic segment from Sciurus carolinensis chromosome 1, mSciCar1.2, whole genome shotgun sequence encodes:
- the Nrbp2 gene encoding nuclear receptor-binding protein 2 isoform X1, with protein sequence MRAGMPKRTRLGWRLPGNAQHRAAVRGGASGGRGSAVGPDTRQGGAWRGRGGRPARLGAPLGLRPAEAAPEGRAGSTPGPAAGPSRARASQFPEPGGGSRRRRRRRWWLRWALGWAAGRGARAGGSRAVDRAEGGGLARRAMAAPEPAPRRGREREREDESEDESDILEESPCGRWQKRREQVNQGNMPGIQSTFLAMDTEEGVEVVWNELHFGDRKAFAAHEEKIQAMFEQLALVDHPNIVKLHKYWLDASEARARVIFITEYVSSGSLKQFLKKTKKNHKAMNARAWKRWCTQILSALSFLHACSPPIIHGNLTSDTIFIQHNGLIKIGSVWYRIFSNALPDDLRSPIRAEREELRNLHFFPPEYGEVADGTAVDIFSFGMCALEMAVLEIQANGDTRVTEEAIARARHSLSDPNMREFILSCLARDPAQRPSAHNLLFHRVLFEVHSLKLLAAHCFIQHQYLMPENVVEEKTKAMDLHAVLAEVPRPQRPPMQWRYSEVSFLELDKFLEDVRNGIYPLMNFAAARPLGLPRVLAPPPEEAQKAKTPTPEPFDSETRKVVQMQCNLERSEDKARWHLTLLLVLEDRLHRQLTYDLLPTDSAQDLATELVHYGFLREDDRLKLAAFLETTFLKYRGAQA encoded by the exons ATGCGCGCAGGGATGCCCAAACGGACGCGCCTCGGCTGGCGGCTGCCTGGGAATGCCCAGCACCGCGCCGCTGTGCGGGGCGGGGCCTCCGGAGGGCGGGGCTCTGCGGTGGGACCTGACACTCGGCAGGGCGGGGCCTGGCGGGGCCGCGGAGGGCGCCCCGCCCGCCTGGGAGCTCCACTCGGGCTCCGGCCCGCAGAGGCGGCTCCGGAGGGGCGGGCCGGCTCCACCCCCGGGCCCGCTGCCGGCCCGTCGCGCGCCCGCGCCTCCCAATTCCCGGAGCCGGGTGGGGGCtcgaggcggcggcggcggcggcggtggtgGCTCCGCTGGGCTCTGGGTTGGGCGGCCGGGCGCGGGGCCAGGGCGGGCGGCAGCAGGGCGGTGGATCGCGCCGAGGGCGGCGGCCTGGCCCGCCGAGCCATGGCGGCCCCGGAGCCGGCGCCCAGGCGGGGCCGGGAGCGGGAGCGGGAGGACGAGAGCGAGGACGAGAGCGACATCCTGGAGGAGAGCCCGTGCGGCCGCTGGCAGAAGCGGCGCGAGCAG GTGAACCAGGGGAATATGCCTGGGATCCAGAGCACATTCCTGGCCATGGACACGGAGGAGGGGGTAGAAGTGGTGTGGAACGAACTCCACTTTGGCGACAGGAAGGCTTTCGCAGCCCATGAG gaaaaGATCCAGGCCATGTTCGAGCAGCTGGCGTTGGTGGACCACCCCAACATCGTCAAGCTGCACAAGTACTGGCTGGACGCCTCTGAGGCCCGTGCAAGG GTCATCTTCATCACAGAGTACGTGTCGTCAGGCAGCCTCAAGCAATTCCTCAAAAAGACCAAGAAGAACCACAAGGCCATGAATGCCCGG GCCTGGAAGCGATGGTGCACGCAGATCCTGTCCGCGCTCAG TTTTCTGCACGCCTGCAGCCCCCCCATCATCCATGGGAACCTGACCAGCGACACCATCTTCATTCAGCACAACGGCCTCATCAAGATCGGCTCTG TGTGGTACCGCATCTTCTCCAATG CGCTCCCAGATGATCTAAGGAGCCCCATCCGTGCTGAGCGGGAGGAACTGAGGAACTTGCACTTCTTCCCACCAGAATATGGTG AGGTCGCAGATGGGACCGCTGTGGACATATTCTCCTTTGGGATGTGTGCACTGGAG ATGGCTGTGCTGGAGATCCAAGCTAATGGGGATACCCGAGTCACAGAGGAAGCCATTGCTCGAGCCAGGCACTCACTGAGTGACCCCAACATGCGA GAGTTCATCCTCTCCTGCCTGGCCCGGGACCCTGCCCAGCGGCCCTCTGCCCACAACCTGCTCTTCCACCGCGTGCTCTTCGAGGTGCACTCGCTGAAACTACTGGCAGCTCACTGCTTCATCCAGCACCAGT ACCTCATGCCTGAGAATGTGGTGGAGGAGAAGACCAAAGCCATGGACCTGCATGCAGTCTTGGCAGAGGTCCCCCGGCCCCAGCGGCCCCCAATGCAATGGCG GTACTCGGAGGTCTCCTTCTTAGAGCTGGACAAATTCCTGGAAGATGTCAG GAACGGGATCTATCCACTGATGAATTTTGCTGCTGCTCGGCCCCTGGGGCTGCCCCGTGTGTTGGCCCCACCCCCCGAGGAGGCCCAGAAGGCCAAGACCCCAACTCCAGAGCCCTTTGACTCCGAGACCAGGAAG GTGGTCCAGATGCAATGCAACCTGGAGAGAAGTGAGGACAAGGCCCGCTGGCAT CTCACGTTACTTCTGGTGCTGGAGGACAGGCTGCACAGGCAGCTGACCTACGACCTGCTTCCAA CGGACAGCGCCCAGGATCTTGCGACTGAGTTGGTGCATTACGGCTTCCTGCGCGAG GACGACCGTTTGAAGCTGGCCGCCTTCCTCGAGACCACCTTCCTCAAGTATCGTGGGGCCCAGGCCTGA
- the Nrbp2 gene encoding nuclear receptor-binding protein 2 isoform X3, whose product MRAGMPKRTRLGWRLPGNAQHRAAVRGGASGGRGSAVGPDTRQGGAWRGRGGRPARLGAPLGLRPAEAAPEGRAGSTPGPAAGPSRARASQFPEPGGGSRRRRRRRWWLRWALGWAAGRGARAGGSRAVDRAEGGGLARRAMAAPEPAPRRGREREREDESEDESDILEESPCGRWQKRREQVNQGNMPGIQSTFLAMDTEEGVEVVWNELHFGDRKAFAAHEEKIQAMFEQLALVDHPNIVKLHKYWLDASEARARVIFITEYVSSGSLKQFLKKTKKNHKAMNARAWKRWCTQILSALSFLHACSPPIIHGNLTSDTIFIQHNGLIKIGSVWYRIFSNALPDDLRSPIRAEREELRNLHFFPPEYGEVADGTAVDIFSFGMCALEMAVLEIQANGDTRVTEEAIARARHSLSDPNMREFILSCLARDPAQRPSAHNLLFHRVLFEVHSLKLLAAHCFIQHQYLMPENVVEEKTKAMDLHAVLAEVPRPQRPPMQWRYSEVSFLELDKFLEDVRNGIYPLMNFAAARPLGLPRVLAPPPEEAQKAKTPTPEPFDSETRKVVQMQCNLERSEDKARWHAIGDPRLQARRWLVGGAAASCVPTCPCCSGQRPGSCD is encoded by the exons ATGCGCGCAGGGATGCCCAAACGGACGCGCCTCGGCTGGCGGCTGCCTGGGAATGCCCAGCACCGCGCCGCTGTGCGGGGCGGGGCCTCCGGAGGGCGGGGCTCTGCGGTGGGACCTGACACTCGGCAGGGCGGGGCCTGGCGGGGCCGCGGAGGGCGCCCCGCCCGCCTGGGAGCTCCACTCGGGCTCCGGCCCGCAGAGGCGGCTCCGGAGGGGCGGGCCGGCTCCACCCCCGGGCCCGCTGCCGGCCCGTCGCGCGCCCGCGCCTCCCAATTCCCGGAGCCGGGTGGGGGCtcgaggcggcggcggcggcggcggtggtgGCTCCGCTGGGCTCTGGGTTGGGCGGCCGGGCGCGGGGCCAGGGCGGGCGGCAGCAGGGCGGTGGATCGCGCCGAGGGCGGCGGCCTGGCCCGCCGAGCCATGGCGGCCCCGGAGCCGGCGCCCAGGCGGGGCCGGGAGCGGGAGCGGGAGGACGAGAGCGAGGACGAGAGCGACATCCTGGAGGAGAGCCCGTGCGGCCGCTGGCAGAAGCGGCGCGAGCAG GTGAACCAGGGGAATATGCCTGGGATCCAGAGCACATTCCTGGCCATGGACACGGAGGAGGGGGTAGAAGTGGTGTGGAACGAACTCCACTTTGGCGACAGGAAGGCTTTCGCAGCCCATGAG gaaaaGATCCAGGCCATGTTCGAGCAGCTGGCGTTGGTGGACCACCCCAACATCGTCAAGCTGCACAAGTACTGGCTGGACGCCTCTGAGGCCCGTGCAAGG GTCATCTTCATCACAGAGTACGTGTCGTCAGGCAGCCTCAAGCAATTCCTCAAAAAGACCAAGAAGAACCACAAGGCCATGAATGCCCGG GCCTGGAAGCGATGGTGCACGCAGATCCTGTCCGCGCTCAG TTTTCTGCACGCCTGCAGCCCCCCCATCATCCATGGGAACCTGACCAGCGACACCATCTTCATTCAGCACAACGGCCTCATCAAGATCGGCTCTG TGTGGTACCGCATCTTCTCCAATG CGCTCCCAGATGATCTAAGGAGCCCCATCCGTGCTGAGCGGGAGGAACTGAGGAACTTGCACTTCTTCCCACCAGAATATGGTG AGGTCGCAGATGGGACCGCTGTGGACATATTCTCCTTTGGGATGTGTGCACTGGAG ATGGCTGTGCTGGAGATCCAAGCTAATGGGGATACCCGAGTCACAGAGGAAGCCATTGCTCGAGCCAGGCACTCACTGAGTGACCCCAACATGCGA GAGTTCATCCTCTCCTGCCTGGCCCGGGACCCTGCCCAGCGGCCCTCTGCCCACAACCTGCTCTTCCACCGCGTGCTCTTCGAGGTGCACTCGCTGAAACTACTGGCAGCTCACTGCTTCATCCAGCACCAGT ACCTCATGCCTGAGAATGTGGTGGAGGAGAAGACCAAAGCCATGGACCTGCATGCAGTCTTGGCAGAGGTCCCCCGGCCCCAGCGGCCCCCAATGCAATGGCG GTACTCGGAGGTCTCCTTCTTAGAGCTGGACAAATTCCTGGAAGATGTCAG GAACGGGATCTATCCACTGATGAATTTTGCTGCTGCTCGGCCCCTGGGGCTGCCCCGTGTGTTGGCCCCACCCCCCGAGGAGGCCCAGAAGGCCAAGACCCCAACTCCAGAGCCCTTTGACTCCGAGACCAGGAAG GTGGTCCAGATGCAATGCAACCTGGAGAGAAGTGAGGACAAGGCCCGCTGGCAT GCAATTGGGGACCCCAGGCTGCAGGCCCGAAGGTGGTTGGTGGGCGGTGCCGCAGCCTCATGCGTCCCCACGTGCCCTTGCTGCAGCGGACAGCGCCCAGGATCTTGCGACTGA
- the Nrbp2 gene encoding nuclear receptor-binding protein 2 isoform X2, whose protein sequence is MRAGMPKRTRLGWRLPGNAQHRAAVRGGASGGRGSAVGPDTRQGGAWRGRGGRPARLGAPLGLRPAEAAPEGRAGSTPGPAAGPSRARASQFPEPGGGSRRRRRRRWWLRWALGWAAGRGARAGGSRAVDRAEGGGLARRAMAAPEPAPRRGREREREDESEDESDILEESPCGRWQKRREQVNQGNMPGIQSTFLAMDTEEGVEVVWNELHFGDRKAFAAHEEKIQAMFEQLALVDHPNIVKLHKYWLDASEARARVIFITEYVSSGSLKQFLKKTKKNHKAMNARAWKRWCTQILSALSFLHACSPPIIHGNLTSDTIFIQHNGLIKIGSALPDDLRSPIRAEREELRNLHFFPPEYGEVADGTAVDIFSFGMCALEMAVLEIQANGDTRVTEEAIARARHSLSDPNMREFILSCLARDPAQRPSAHNLLFHRVLFEVHSLKLLAAHCFIQHQYLMPENVVEEKTKAMDLHAVLAEVPRPQRPPMQWRYSEVSFLELDKFLEDVRNGIYPLMNFAAARPLGLPRVLAPPPEEAQKAKTPTPEPFDSETRKVVQMQCNLERSEDKARWHLTLLLVLEDRLHRQLTYDLLPTDSAQDLATELVHYGFLREDDRLKLAAFLETTFLKYRGAQA, encoded by the exons ATGCGCGCAGGGATGCCCAAACGGACGCGCCTCGGCTGGCGGCTGCCTGGGAATGCCCAGCACCGCGCCGCTGTGCGGGGCGGGGCCTCCGGAGGGCGGGGCTCTGCGGTGGGACCTGACACTCGGCAGGGCGGGGCCTGGCGGGGCCGCGGAGGGCGCCCCGCCCGCCTGGGAGCTCCACTCGGGCTCCGGCCCGCAGAGGCGGCTCCGGAGGGGCGGGCCGGCTCCACCCCCGGGCCCGCTGCCGGCCCGTCGCGCGCCCGCGCCTCCCAATTCCCGGAGCCGGGTGGGGGCtcgaggcggcggcggcggcggcggtggtgGCTCCGCTGGGCTCTGGGTTGGGCGGCCGGGCGCGGGGCCAGGGCGGGCGGCAGCAGGGCGGTGGATCGCGCCGAGGGCGGCGGCCTGGCCCGCCGAGCCATGGCGGCCCCGGAGCCGGCGCCCAGGCGGGGCCGGGAGCGGGAGCGGGAGGACGAGAGCGAGGACGAGAGCGACATCCTGGAGGAGAGCCCGTGCGGCCGCTGGCAGAAGCGGCGCGAGCAG GTGAACCAGGGGAATATGCCTGGGATCCAGAGCACATTCCTGGCCATGGACACGGAGGAGGGGGTAGAAGTGGTGTGGAACGAACTCCACTTTGGCGACAGGAAGGCTTTCGCAGCCCATGAG gaaaaGATCCAGGCCATGTTCGAGCAGCTGGCGTTGGTGGACCACCCCAACATCGTCAAGCTGCACAAGTACTGGCTGGACGCCTCTGAGGCCCGTGCAAGG GTCATCTTCATCACAGAGTACGTGTCGTCAGGCAGCCTCAAGCAATTCCTCAAAAAGACCAAGAAGAACCACAAGGCCATGAATGCCCGG GCCTGGAAGCGATGGTGCACGCAGATCCTGTCCGCGCTCAG TTTTCTGCACGCCTGCAGCCCCCCCATCATCCATGGGAACCTGACCAGCGACACCATCTTCATTCAGCACAACGGCCTCATCAAGATCGGCTCTG CGCTCCCAGATGATCTAAGGAGCCCCATCCGTGCTGAGCGGGAGGAACTGAGGAACTTGCACTTCTTCCCACCAGAATATGGTG AGGTCGCAGATGGGACCGCTGTGGACATATTCTCCTTTGGGATGTGTGCACTGGAG ATGGCTGTGCTGGAGATCCAAGCTAATGGGGATACCCGAGTCACAGAGGAAGCCATTGCTCGAGCCAGGCACTCACTGAGTGACCCCAACATGCGA GAGTTCATCCTCTCCTGCCTGGCCCGGGACCCTGCCCAGCGGCCCTCTGCCCACAACCTGCTCTTCCACCGCGTGCTCTTCGAGGTGCACTCGCTGAAACTACTGGCAGCTCACTGCTTCATCCAGCACCAGT ACCTCATGCCTGAGAATGTGGTGGAGGAGAAGACCAAAGCCATGGACCTGCATGCAGTCTTGGCAGAGGTCCCCCGGCCCCAGCGGCCCCCAATGCAATGGCG GTACTCGGAGGTCTCCTTCTTAGAGCTGGACAAATTCCTGGAAGATGTCAG GAACGGGATCTATCCACTGATGAATTTTGCTGCTGCTCGGCCCCTGGGGCTGCCCCGTGTGTTGGCCCCACCCCCCGAGGAGGCCCAGAAGGCCAAGACCCCAACTCCAGAGCCCTTTGACTCCGAGACCAGGAAG GTGGTCCAGATGCAATGCAACCTGGAGAGAAGTGAGGACAAGGCCCGCTGGCAT CTCACGTTACTTCTGGTGCTGGAGGACAGGCTGCACAGGCAGCTGACCTACGACCTGCTTCCAA CGGACAGCGCCCAGGATCTTGCGACTGAGTTGGTGCATTACGGCTTCCTGCGCGAG GACGACCGTTTGAAGCTGGCCGCCTTCCTCGAGACCACCTTCCTCAAGTATCGTGGGGCCCAGGCCTGA